Part of the Paenibacillus sp. YPG26 genome, AAGAGTGACCTGTACAATGGTTAGGATGAACAGAAGCACGAACAGCACCCAGGCGATCGCGGAAGCATAACCCATCCGCATGAAAGAGAAGCCTTCGCGGTACAGATAAATCATGAGCACAAGGCTTGAATTGTTAGGGCCGCCCGCAGCCGTGGCATCCTGAGCCCCACCCGTCATGACATAGATTTGCTCAAATGCCTGGAAGGTGGAGATCGTACTGAGCACAACAACCAGAAAAGTGGTCCCCGATATCAGTGGGACGGTAATATTCAGAAATTTCCTGAAAGTTCCGGCTCCATCAATCTCAGCCGCTTCGTATACATCTGAGGGCACATTTTGCAGCCCTGCCAGGAAGATGACCATAATGTAGCCGATCCCTTTCCACACCGCAATGAGGACCAGAAGCGGGATTACCAGCTGAGGATCTTGAAGCCATGTCTGCGGGTCGAGGCCCATCCGGGTCAGGAAATCATTCGCCAGACCAAAACGCGTGTTGAAGAATGCATCCGACACATACAGAATAACCGTCCAGGAGGAAATTACCGGCAGAAAGTGGGCTAGCCTGAACAGCTTGAGACCCCTGAGCTTTTGATTAAGCGCCGAGGCTAGAATCAGTGCCAGAATGGTCTGCAGGGGAACAAACAGGACAGCGAAATAAAGCGTATTGCCAAGTGCCTTCCAGAAAATGGGCTCATTAAAGAGCTTCGTGTAATTGTCTAGTCCCGTCCATTTCGGCGGGTTGAGGATATCATATTCCGAGAAGCTGAAATACAGGGAGGCTATCAGTGAGCCCAGCACAAATACGATGAAATGAACCAGGTAAGGGGCAACCATCAGAAGTCCCCATTTTCCGTCAGAGTTCAGTCTCTTTCTACGCCGGCGAACCGGATTCTTAACTTCCGTAGGTGCAAGTTCCGTATTTCCCATCACGTTCCCTCACTTTCTCCAGCATCCGGCCTAACCGGATGTCTAGTGAAGTTATATGGACAGAATGTTTCATAGATTCTTACGTTTAAATGGATACGGGCAGCCCCGCCACATCAAGTGGACAGGACCGCCGTGTATCCGCTCTGATCAGATTAATTACTTCTTGTAGAATTCGTTGAGCACCTGCTGAACATCTTTATCCGCTGTGGATAGAGCCTGATCTGCCGGAATTTCACCTTGGAATGCACGGTTAATGCTTTCATTGAATTTGCCTACCCACTCGCTCCATACCGCATTGACATCCAGCGTACCCGCGAATTCAAAGCTGTCCAGGAACGCTTGCTTGTTGGCAGGCTTGCCGTTCAGGAACTGCTCGGAGTTCGCCACAGATTTCTTGACCGGAACAGCTTCACCGAGTGAAGCCCACTCTTTCTGAGCTTCATCCGTAGTTGCCCAGAATTTCACCCATTCCCAAGCGGCGTCGCCGACCTGGTTCTCGGCCTTCTTGTTAATCACCCAGCTGTTCGCGATGACTGGAGAGAAGCGTTTGCCGTCTGGACCTTTTGGCAGAAGTGTAACATCATAGTTCAGGCCGGCATTGTTCGCATCCATCGTGCGCGCGTAGATCCCGATCCGCATTGCGGCTGCCTTGCTCGGGAACGGCGCCATATTGCTCTGGAAGCTCTTCAGATCAGCAGGAGTTGGAAACAGGTGGCGGTTCATCCCATCCACGATCCAATCCAGTGCCTTCTTGTTCTCTGGCGAGTTAATAATCGACTTCTGCAGCGTAGGATCAAGCACACCCCCGCCAAAGGATTTCAGAACAGGCATCCAGCCTTCTGTGATACTGAAGAACGTTAGTCCATATTCCTTCACCTTCTTGCCGTCGAACGCGGCATCTGTAGCATATTTACCATTGGAGTCCAGCGTCAGCTTCTCGGCAGCCGCCTTCAGATCATCCCAGGTCCAGTCCGTGGTCGGATAAGCAACCTTCGCCGCATCGAACATGTCTTTGTTATAGTAGAGAACGCCTATTTGAATTCCTTGAGGCACACCCCAATATTTGCCGTTGGTGTCTTTATTGAAATCGAGACCATAGTATTCATCATGCTTCAAATCCTTGCCGATTAGATCCGTGAGGTCCTTGAGTGCGCCGCGCTCAGCATATTTAGGGACCAGTACTCCATCTGACAGCCACACATCAGGTGCGTTGCCTGCGGCAATCTGAGTATCCAACTTCTGGAAGAATTGTCCATATGGTGAGGATTCAGTCTTCACTTTAATGTTCGGATGGGAATCCTGGAACTTCTTCACCAGTTCCTGCATCTTAGCATCGGTCTGAGCGGAAGAGTAATAGCCAAGTCTTAGCTCCACTTGTTCTTGTACGGCCTCTCCGGAAGGAGTGACTTCTTTCTCCTTATCACTGCTTGAGCATGCTGACAACAGGATGGATGAGAACAAAAGCACAGCAAGGATCAAAGCTCCGCGTTTGAATGCCAGATGTTTCATGATAAGCCCCCTTAATTAATTTTATAAAGAAAAGTAATCACCTTTTCTGGAAGCAATTACTTTCTCTTATAATATTAAAACTACCTAGTTCAACCTTATTGGTCAACGGCCTTAATAAGTCCGAAAATACTTTAAAAAAATTTTAACCTGCTTATATCCCTATTATATGAAGCGCTTTCAAATGTAGACTATATGCGTCGGAAGAAGCATGCAGCTTCTATCCGCAGTGAATCTGATCAGATCTTCAGTACCCAGCTCCGGGTCGACTGTCCTGGCTGCTCCCTGGCTGCAATGACCTCACCTGAGAGATGAACACCGGCGAACTGGTATCCCTTAGGACCTTGATGGGAGACAAGGAGCGTATCCACCGTATCATCCCGCTCGATCTCGACCACCGTCGCCATATGAGACTCAAGCTCCCGGCCATAGCTGTCCCTGGCATTTCCAAGTCTCACCTCAAGCCGGGTCTGTTCATCAGGCCTTTCCGGATAGAACAGCGTCACGAACCGGGTTAACCCCTGACCGGATTGCTGGAGCACAGCTCTCACAGCAGGCGTCTTCTCGTTATAATTTCTCGACACCCAGGAAGATTCGAACCTTACCGTCGCAGGGATAACCGGGATAATCCGCAGGGAAGGTCCGGCACATGAGCCATGCTGCTCCGCTGAAGCAATGATCTCTCCCGGGTCCTTCAGTTCAGTGAGGGTCATTCCCTCAGCAAAATGCAGCGGAAGCTCATAGTTATGCACCCCATGCGAACGCAGAGTATCTATGACGACCCAGTAATCCGGCTTCATGAATATGATCTGCCTCTTGATCTGGACAGGCTGCTCGAGCCGCCAATAACCATCATGACCTGCTTCCGCATAATCAAATCCATGATTGGTCCGCCACACTCTGCCGAGCGGATTAGCTTCTGCATTCCAACGCCAGGAATCCACATATTCCGAGATCGTTCTGCCGTCCACCGAGATGGTGTTGTGCTGCAGGGACTCCATGAAATATCGCCGTTCCTCGTTCTCCATGTACGTATAACGTCCGGGATCAATCAGGAACTGCTGACCATAGGCAGATAAGCTGAAATGCAGCAGGTCGTCATGACCATGTGCCCGGATTACATCCATATGTCCCGCATCGAACAGCAGGTATCTGGCGTCTGCCGACCAGTCACTGCGCATGAACACATATCCGCTATCCTCAAGGTGAGTGGAGCAGAATGCGGGCTCTGCTGGTGCCAACTGGCCGTACCGATTATATCCATCACTGCCGAAGTACCAGATTCCCTCATAATCCAGATGCTCATAAGCCTGGCTCTTCAGATCACCACGCTCAAATAGACAAGCGCCACGGCTCAGGACATCTCTTACATCTGTACCGTCACTGTCTCCAAGCATGGGCTGGTGGCCATCGGGCTGAACAAAGGCAAGCGTAGCAGTGTACATGCTGTCCAAGGTCTGCCGCAGCAGATCAGGAAGCTTATACCCGTTAATTTCGCCAAGCCATAAGGATTCGAAGATGCAGTGCAGCACCTCGTGATGATACATCGTGCACTGCTCATTGTGCATGCCATCCCCGAATACTTGAACAGGAGCCATCTCTGCCAGCCGCCGGGCTGCTGTCTCAAGCCAATCGGGAGATTCCTCAAATTCCGGGAACAGCAAAGCCAATTGGAACAAACCATTGGTCTCCAGATATCCCCAGTTGCTTTGCCTATCATGCGAGGTATAGGCCCGGTTCAGATATATGCCATGAAGGCGGACCGCCTCCTTGAATAGGTTCTCCTCTTCCTCCGTCCACAGCGATGAGGTACGGACACAGAAGTAGCCTTTCAACCAATGCGTAATTCTTATTCCACTGTCCAGCTTCCGCCAGGTATCCTTTACGTTATAAGCATTGGCTGCACTCGCATCAAGCTCTTCCAGACTAAGCGGATTCTGCTTGATCCAATCCTTCATCAGACGGATATATGCCGCTGCATACCGGTCCTCATTCGTGAGCCAGTAAGCCTGACCAAGCTCACTCATGTATCTCGCCCGGTTCAACATGACCAGCCATTCCAAGTCATCATGGTGACGGTAATTCCAGTTGATCTGCCCCTCGAAGGTCACAGGCTCTGTACATCGTTCCATGTCCCACCTGTGAGTGAAGATGAATGTGTTGGCGCAGGCCAAGTCAGACCGGTGCAGCACTTCCTTGACTTCGTCAGGCCACTTGCTGTGACATGTGGACACTATGAAATCCTTATCTTCGGGTAACCAGTAGAATCGCGGGTTCGGTAACATGTTCTGAGTGTTCACTGGGTTCCACTACTCCTCTCCGATTGCTGCTGCGGGCGGCGGATTGCCAAACAATTGGTCCTTGATCCGACGGCCGGTCGGCGTGTCAGCAAGCCCGCCCATGGCAGTCTCCTTCAAGGTATTCGGCATCGCCTGACCGACCCGGTACATAGCCGCAATCACTTCGTCTGCGGGAATCACGCTCTTGACCCCGGCCAGCGCCAGATCAGCTGCCACCAGCGCATTCGCAGCCCCCATGGCATTGCGCATGACACAAGGCACCTCGACCAGTCCCGCGACGGGATCGCATACCAGCCCGAGTGTGTTCTTGAGCGCAATGGCCACAGCCTCAGCCGACTGCTCCGGTGTCCCCCCCGCAAGCTCAACTACCGCTCCGGCTGCCATTGCGGAAGCCGACCCGACCTCAGCCTGGCATCCCCCTGCCGCACCGGATATGAAGGACTGGTTCGCGATCACCATGCCAATTGCGCCTGAGGTGAATAGAAAGCGAACCATCTCTTCCCTGCTGACCCCGAGCTCAGGTGCCAGACCGAACAAACATCCGGGTATGACGCCGCAAGCGCCAGCCGTTGGCGTTGCAATAATCGTACCCATTGCCGCATTGACTTCGTTGGTTGCAATGGCGCGGCTGACCGCATTCAGCATTCTCCTGCCGGAGACCGTGCTTCCACCAGCCGCATAGGCGTGAAGCTTCTTGCCCTCCCCGCCGGTCAGGCCGCTGTGGGAGCGAATATCTTCGGTAAGTCCCCGTTCGACTGCCTGCTCCATGGTATCCAAATGCGCCTGCATTCTGTTAATTACCGCCTCGCGCGTACAGTCTGCAGCCATCATTTCTTCCAGAATCATGATCTCAGAGATCGGGACCTTTGCCTGGTTCGCAAGCTGGACCAGCTGTTCAATTGTCTTGAATTGCACGGCAGCTGCACTCCTTTCCGGAGGTCTATAGAGGAGCTATAATGCGTACTCCGTGTACATCGGGAATAGCTTCAACTTCACTTCCCATAATCTCATCCATAGGCTGATCGGTCTCGATCAGCAGCAGAGCTTCCTGTCCCTTCCCCTTGCGGGACATATGCATGCTTCCGATATTAATCTGGTGATCGGCCAGAACCTGCGCAATCGAGGCAATCATGCCGAAGTGATCCTCATGGAACACCAGCATGGTCCAGTAATCCCCGGTCAGATTCACTTCGAATCCGCCTGCTTCTTTAATCTCAATCTTGCCTCCACCAATCGAGACTCCTTTGATCTCCAGGCTTCCTTGGTCATCAGTCAAGGTAATTCTCGCCGTATTCGGATGTTCCTCTGGATCATCTGCGGTTACGATAAGGATATCAATATTCAGATCCTTCGCCATGAGGAGGGCATCCTTGATTCTTGGATCAAAAGTATCAAATTGCAGGATGCCGCCTGCCAGGGCCACATCGGTTCCATGCCCTCTGAATGTTTCTGCAAAGGAACCATACAGAACGAATTCCGCTCTGCGCGGTTCTCTTCCGAACAGCATCCGGGCCATCCGTCCAATTCGAGCTGCGCCCGCGGTGTGGGAGCTGGACGGGCCGATCATGGCCGGGCCGATAATGTCGAATACGGATCTGAACTTCATACGTTCAACCATTCCTCTAGATGTGCCTTCACAAAGGCATCATCGTTCAGATGAGGATACTGCCGGTACACCCGGTCGATCTCTTCCATCTGTCCTTCCGATAATTCCTCGTCAGGATTCAGACACCATCTGCCCTCAAGGAGTCCCTGCCGGCGAAGAACCTCATGAATGCCCGGAATACATCCATGGAATCCATGGGAAGGATCGAACAAAGCCGCATTGGTATCTGTAATCTGTGCCCCTCTCTGCAGGAGCTCGGCTGGAACTGCTGAGGCTCCTTGTTCCCGCAAGGCCATAATCTCACTGAACAGCTCAACCGCTGTCCGTGTCCATACAGCCCAGTGTCCGAGAAGTCCTCCGGCAATTCCTTTCTCGTAGCTCCTTCCCTCTTCCTCGAACCGGTAGGTTGTGAGCAGGTCGGCCACAATGTTGTCATCGTTGCCGGTATACAGCACAATCTCATCTTTTCGGCTGGACATGCAGACTGCCCTAACCACATCCAGAGTCTGATACCTGTTGAAGGGAGCCATCTTGATCGCTTTGACCCCGGGTATCTCCGCAAGCTCCTTCCAGAATGAATAACTGAGCGGCTTGCCGCCCACAGCCGGCTGCAGATAGAAGCCGAACACCGGAATAATGTCCGTAATGGCCTCTACCCGCTGCAGCAGCTGAGCCTCGGTCCAATCTCCCAGCCCGCCTGTGCTTACCAGCCCAAGGTCGTAATTGTATTTGACTGCGAGTTCTGCCTCCCGGAGTGCCTGATCAGTAGGTCCACATATCCCTGCCACCTTGATCAGCGGCCGGTCAAGCCGGGCGGCCTCCACCTCTTCAGCCGCCAGACGCAGAACGGGTTCAAGCAGACCTACATCCGGCTCACGAATCTCAAATTGTGTGCTGTGTACGGCAACGGCAATCCCCCCTGCTCCGGACGCCATATAATAACGCGTCAATGCCCGCTGCCTGCGCTCATCGAGCCTACGGTCCTGATTCAGTGCCAAGGGATGGGCCGGGATGACCGTTCCCTTCTGCAGCAGGCTATGGACTGAAGAACTTAGCTCCCTGGATTCCCCCATTTAGAAAGCACCTGTCCTTTCTTGGAAGTGTGTAGGCTTGCCTAGAGTCTCTCCACCCCTCTCCACCCATTCCAGTGTCCAATTGATCATTTCCCGGAGTGATACCCGGGGATAACCGAACAGCTGATGCGATTTGGAGGCATTGCTCAGCAGGGCTGTCTCCCGCTCTTCTCCCGTGAATACAGGCTGCTTGCCCAATCCTTCTCCAAATCTTTCGGCCAGCCACCTAATGGAAACGGTTTCAGGACCGGTTACGTTAAGCGTAACTGCGGGTGATTCACTAATTAGAAGTGACCGGATAGCCATCTCATTGGCATCTCCCTGCCAGATTACATTCACTTGACCCATTGAGAGATCGATAGGACGCCCTTCATTTACAGCGCTTGCTACTTCCAGCAGTATGCCATACCGCAGATCAATCGCGTAATTCAACCGGAAATTCACAACCGGCGTGCCGTTCTCCCGGGAGAAATATTCGAATACGCGCTCCCGGCCGAGACAGGACTGCGCATACTCCCCAACTGGGCCAACCGGGTGCTCTTCAGAAGCCCCGCCAAGGGACACGGGAGTCAGCGGATAAATATTTCCGGAGGAGAAAGATACAATGCGCGAATTGCGATACTTCTCAGCAACACGTCCTGGGAGGTACGCGTTCATGGCCCAGGTGAAGTACTCCCTTCCGGTTGTACCGAATTTGTGACCCGCCATATAAATGACATTTGGAACATCCGGGAGCGCACGCAGGGCCTGATCATTCAGCAGATCTGCACTGATCGTCTCGATGCCGGAATCTTCCAGTTCCTTCTGCAGTGTACCTGATGAGAACCGGGATACACCGATAATCTTCTTCTTCACACCGGCAGCCTCGGCTCCCCGTTTCGCTAATTTGGCCAGACTCGGGCCCATCTTCCCGCCTACGCCCAGAATCAGAATATCTCCATCCAATTGGGCAAGATCAGCGGCCAACGCAGCAGACGGCTCACTTAAGCACTTCTCTAATTCGGATACTGTTCGCACTACCCATCACCTCTTCTGATCATAAAGTCGCCTGCATTGGTCTTTCTATCCTCATACTAGGACCCTCCATATTAAAAGACAATGACTTTAAGTAGTCCCTTATTCTTACAAGTACCAGTCTCATCCTACCGTCTAACTTACCGATAATAGGCGCTCTGCTTCGGCCTATAGAATGCTGTACAGCTGGTGTCTGATTTTGACCCCATTTATAGATTTATTTGTCATGCGCAGGTATTTCACTTAGCTATCCCGGTTCTCTCTACCCTCTACTAAGGTGCTTACGGACTAACAAGTCTTTTGAATATGGAACCTCGCCCCTAACTGTTCTATGAGACTTATGAATGAACATTCCTTCTAATTGGTAACTAAATGGTACTTTTGTAGCCCCTCCCTAGGTTGATATGTCTTTATCCTCTTTCTTTCGACTACATCTCTGAAAAGCCGCCTCCGCCCGATTGAGGTGCTGCCTCTCAAAAACATAGTAAAACAGTAGGATATGTTTTCTTCCAAAAATATGTAAAATCTTAGTATCTTCAATCTATCATTTTAAGACTAGTAAGCGGAACCCAAATTGAGAAGGAGGAAACCATTTGAAGTCTATTTCACGTCAGCAATGGCTGGTCGGAGTTCTTAGTGTATCTCTCATTTTAGCCGCAGCTTCCCCAGGAGCCGCATTCGCCGCTTCTCCAGCAGATGCACAGGCTGCATCGAAGCTAAAGGTCCAGTCAAGATTGAATCCAGATCTTAATGTTCTCCGCAGCGGGGAGCCAGCCCCTAGTGCAGTACCTTTCCTGAAATCCTCTCCCCCCTCAAGCACACCGCGCAGCTTCGTACCAGAGAGTGACAGCAGTAGCCTGACCACCGTGATCATCCAGCTGCAGAACGAGCCTATTAAAGTGTTCGAGAAGCAGGCTGGCGGGAGTCTTGCAGATCATACAAGTAAAGTCCGTGTTGAGCACACAAACTTTAAGTCAGCCGCCCAAGCGCTCCGCGGTCTGACATTGAAGAGGGAATATACCAAAGCCTTCAACGGGTACTCCGCCCAGCTTCCCGCCAATCAGATTGCCGGCCTGCTCAAGCTGCCAGGCGTGAAGGCTGTATACCCTAACTTGACCTATCACGCGCTGCCAATTGAACCCAAGGGTGAGGTCGGTCCGCAGCAGGACAACGGAGTCCCTCACATTGGAGCACCCAAATGGTGGGATGCAGGCTACAAGGGCAAAGGTGTAAAGGTAGCAGTCATTGATACAGGTGTAGACTATAACCACCCAAGCCTCAAGGGGGCCTACAAGGGCGGATTTGATTTCGTCGATAACGATAAGGACCCGTTCGAGACAAAGCCTGATCCTTCCAAACCTCCTGTTGACGGCAAGCCTTACGAGACCTCGCATGGCACACATGTATCCGGAACGATTGTGGGACGCGGCAATCCAGCTGATGCCCAGGGCAAGGAAGGCTGGGCCCGTGGGGTTGCGCCTGAAGCCGATCTATATGTGTACAGGGTTCTTGGCCCGCATGGCAACGGAACAACCGAGAATGTTATTGCCGGTATTGAGGAAGCTGTTGCCGATGGCGTGGATGTGATCAACCTGTCTCTGGGATCCGACTTTAACAATCAATACACCGCAGACACTGTAGCCGTTGACAATGCGGTGAAGGCTGGAGTTGAAGTGGCGGTGTCTGCCGGCAATGATGGCCCGGGAGATGAGACAATAGGCAGTCCGGGCGGTTCCCAGCTCGCGATCTCCGTGGGAGCATCCACTCCTCCGGGTGATACACCCGTGTTCACATCGGCAGAGCTCGGTGATTTATATGCTTACTTAAGCACCTATTCACCAGAGCTTAAGGATACAAAGGATGGATGGGCAGTAGCTGACGCGGGTCTTGGCAAGCCGGAAGACTTCGCCAAGGTGGATGTGACAGGCAGAATCGCCCTTGTCTCCCGCGGAGAGATATCATTCCATGACAAAGCTGTAAATGCCAAAGCTGCAGGGGCCGCAGGGGTTATCATTTACAATAATGCACCAGGCGAAATTCAAGCCACCCTTGGCAGTGAGGGCGATTATGTACCGACGTATACCATCACCAGGGAAGATGGACTTCAGCTGAAGGAGAAGGCTGCCGCATCCGATTACAGAATTCATATCGGCTCGGTGCACGAGCAGGATCTGCTGGCGGACTTCAGCTCCCGCGGTCCCGCTCTTCCCGACTATTCCATCAAGCCGGATATCACAGCACCCGGGGTTGCGATTACCTCTTCCGTACCATCCTGGACTGGTGATTACAGCAGCGCTTATGAATCCCAGCAAGGGACAAGCATGGCGTCTCCTCATGTTGCCGGGGCAGCGGCACTTCTCATTGAACGTTCCAAGGCAGAACGCAAAGAGAATCATCTGAACCCGGAGCAGATCAAAGCTCTGCTTACCAATAATGCGGTTGAAATTCATGACCGGTCAGGCACACCTTACCCGGTTCATCTTCAAGGCGCGGGCCGGATTGATCTTGGCAATGTCCTGACGGCGGAAGCAATTGCTTCGGTTACAGAGAAGCTCCCTATCCAGCTTCAGGGATCAAGCAGCAGCGAGTATCAGGCGGGCAGCCTCTCATTTGGCCTGCAGAAAGCCGGTGCAACGGTAACGAAGGAGATTACGCTGAACAACATTGCGGATACCGCGCAGACTTATGATGTCAAGGTGATCTGGAGCGCGGAAGGCAAGAAGTCCCCTTCTCTCGTCTCCACGAGTCAGCAGGTTACTCTGCAGCCCGGACAGAAGCAGACTGCCTTTACTGTGAAGCTCACCGTACCTAAGGGAGCATCCGAAGGCACATTTGAGGGACAGGTTCTACTGGTCAAGCAAGGGGATGGACACACACTCCGTTTGCCGGCAAGCGTATATGTTGGGGAAGGCTTTAGCAAGGGTGAGATTGAGAATATAGCGATCTCTAATGATATTTTCTCCCCGAACAAAGATTATCTGGCGGATACGACTGACATTTCGTTCAATGTTAACTATCCAGTCAAGGATTTCGATCTGGTAGTGAGCAGTGATACCGAAGGAGATCAGGGAACGCTGTACAACGGACTTAGCCATGCTCCTGTCCATAACCCGGACACTTACACCATTACGGACTGGGATGCTACCGTATCCAATCAAGGTCAAGATAAGTTGTTAAAAGATGGACTGTACTGGCTGACTCCAGTCATCCATGATACGAAGTCACGTCTTGACTCAGAGCGGGCGCCATTCGTGGTTGACCGCGAAGCCCCAAAAGCCGAGATCGATCAGTCTGGGCTTGTCATCAAAGAGGGAGACGGAACAAAAGGGACGATATCCGGGCGGATTCTGAAGGATACTCTCCTCGAAGTGCTTCCAGATATTCAATATTCCGATGTAATCGGGGTTGCTGTATTGACTACAGACGCTAACGGGGTCTATACACAGGCCGATGGGGTAATTGACGACAAGGGGCATTTCTCTGTAGAGGTACCTGTCTATCCGGAAGTGGACAACAGTTATGAGGTCTATGTATATGATGCGGCCTCTAATGGTCTGCTCACTCCGCTTGCCGTCCTGAAGAAAGGTCAGGAGCAGCAGGCCAAGATCTATGCCGATCCTCAGACCCAGGAAGCCAAGGCTGGCGCAGAATTCCAGGTTGGAGTCAAATTCGCCACATCCGTCAAGGCCGACTCCACATCCTTCAGCCTGCGTTATCCAACGAACCTGAAGCTGAATGCCGTGAAGCTGGACCCTGCGGTTATTCCAAATCTCCAGGATGTGATTATTACACAGGACATCGTCGATGCGCCTAATGGGGACAAGCAGCTGAACTATTCCGTAACCTTGAAGAACGGCACCTTCACAGGATCAGGCCAGCTTGCCAATGTGAGCTTCCAGTCCGCTGTTGCGGGCAATTATGCACTTACACTCACATCCGCGGGTGTCAAAGCGGGCTCTGTACAAGTACCTGTAACCGGACTCAATACCGTACAGGTTGTAATCAAAGCTGGAGGAACAGATCCCGGAACGCCTGAACCTGGCGTGTTCACGCTGGATTCTGAAGATTATTCCCTGCTCGTAGGGGAACAGTTCGAGACCGTGGCTTGGTTCACCGATCAGAAGGGAAAAGTTATAAATGTCTCTTCCGAAGCCGTCTACACCTCCAAGAATCCTAAGGTGGTAACGGTGGATAAGGACGGTATCCTTACTGGTGTCAGCAAGGGGGTTACCGAAATTACGGCCACCTATAAGGGGCATACGGTTAAAGCCGCGGTGCTGGTCGTTGTACCTTATGTGAAGCCGGACGGTACCATTGTGGTCCCTTCTGTGGATAGTGCCCGTTAAGGAGCATGCTGAAGCAGACACTCACAGCGAGCTGATTCAGTGCAGCCAGGAGCAGAACGGCCTCAGCCGTAACTAGAAACTCAATCATTTATCCTATTGTGAATAAGGGGCTGCCCAGCAAAGTCTATGCGACTTGACCTGCTGAGCAGCCCCCTTCTATTTAAGTACCAACGATAAGTTATATGTAACGAAGCCGTCACTGACACTAGATGACATCCGAGTACAGTCTGTGGCTCGTCTGTTCTCTGTGCTGCTGATTACGCAGCTTCTGTCTTGCTCTGTACAGCAGGATTTTGAAGCGGGACAATCCAATTCCCATCATGTCTGCGGATTCCTGATACGAGAATCCCTTGAAGTCATATAAAAGCACCGTTTGCCTCTGAATCTCGGTCAAGGTATCCAGCATCTCGGAGACCGCTTCCTGCTTCTCCTTGGCGATGAGGATGGACTCGGGGGTACCCGTCTCCGGAAGCTCGTTGAAATACTCCGTGTCGTAATATTGCACCCTTTTTTCTTTG contains:
- a CDS encoding dihydrodipicolinate synthase family protein — encoded protein: MGESRELSSSVHSLLQKGTVIPAHPLALNQDRRLDERRQRALTRYYMASGAGGIAVAVHSTQFEIREPDVGLLEPVLRLAAEEVEAARLDRPLIKVAGICGPTDQALREAELAVKYNYDLGLVSTGGLGDWTEAQLLQRVEAITDIIPVFGFYLQPAVGGKPLSYSFWKELAEIPGVKAIKMAPFNRYQTLDVVRAVCMSSRKDEIVLYTGNDDNIVADLLTTYRFEEEGRSYEKGIAGGLLGHWAVWTRTAVELFSEIMALREQGASAVPAELLQRGAQITDTNAALFDPSHGFHGCIPGIHEVLRRQGLLEGRWCLNPDEELSEGQMEEIDRVYRQYPHLNDDAFVKAHLEEWLNV
- the sdaAA gene encoding L-serine ammonia-lyase, iron-sulfur-dependent, subunit alpha, with the translated sequence MQFKTIEQLVQLANQAKVPISEIMILEEMMAADCTREAVINRMQAHLDTMEQAVERGLTEDIRSHSGLTGGEGKKLHAYAAGGSTVSGRRMLNAVSRAIATNEVNAAMGTIIATPTAGACGVIPGCLFGLAPELGVSREEMVRFLFTSGAIGMVIANQSFISGAAGGCQAEVGSASAMAAGAVVELAGGTPEQSAEAVAIALKNTLGLVCDPVAGLVEVPCVMRNAMGAANALVAADLALAGVKSVIPADEVIAAMYRVGQAMPNTLKETAMGGLADTPTGRRIKDQLFGNPPPAAAIGEE
- the sdaAB gene encoding L-serine ammonia-lyase, iron-sulfur-dependent subunit beta yields the protein MKFRSVFDIIGPAMIGPSSSHTAGAARIGRMARMLFGREPRRAEFVLYGSFAETFRGHGTDVALAGGILQFDTFDPRIKDALLMAKDLNIDILIVTADDPEEHPNTARITLTDDQGSLEIKGVSIGGGKIEIKEAGGFEVNLTGDYWTMLVFHEDHFGMIASIAQVLADHQINIGSMHMSRKGKGQEALLLIETDQPMDEIMGSEVEAIPDVHGVRIIAPL
- a CDS encoding sugar ABC transporter substrate-binding protein, which encodes MKHLAFKRGALILAVLLFSSILLSACSSSDKEKEVTPSGEAVQEQVELRLGYYSSAQTDAKMQELVKKFQDSHPNIKVKTESSPYGQFFQKLDTQIAAGNAPDVWLSDGVLVPKYAERGALKDLTDLIGKDLKHDEYYGLDFNKDTNGKYWGVPQGIQIGVLYYNKDMFDAAKVAYPTTDWTWDDLKAAAEKLTLDSNGKYATDAAFDGKKVKEYGLTFFSITEGWMPVLKSFGGGVLDPTLQKSIINSPENKKALDWIVDGMNRHLFPTPADLKSFQSNMAPFPSKAAAMRIGIYARTMDANNAGLNYDVTLLPKGPDGKRFSPVIANSWVINKKAENQVGDAAWEWVKFWATTDEAQKEWASLGEAVPVKKSVANSEQFLNGKPANKQAFLDSFEFAGTLDVNAVWSEWVGKFNESINRAFQGEIPADQALSTADKDVQQVLNEFYKK
- a CDS encoding sugar ABC transporter permease, encoding MGNTELAPTEVKNPVRRRRKRLNSDGKWGLLMVAPYLVHFIVFVLGSLIASLYFSFSEYDILNPPKWTGLDNYTKLFNEPIFWKALGNTLYFAVLFVPLQTILALILASALNQKLRGLKLFRLAHFLPVISSWTVILYVSDAFFNTRFGLANDFLTRMGLDPQTWLQDPQLVIPLLVLIAVWKGIGYIMVIFLAGLQNVPSDVYEAAEIDGAGTFRKFLNITVPLISGTTFLVVVLSTISTFQAFEQIYVMTGGAQDATAAGGPNNSSLVLMIYLYREGFSFMRMGYASAIAWVLFVLLFILTIVQVTLQKKWVHYE
- a CDS encoding alginate lyase family protein — protein: MNTQNMLPNPRFYWLPEDKDFIVSTCHSKWPDEVKEVLHRSDLACANTFIFTHRWDMERCTEPVTFEGQINWNYRHHDDLEWLVMLNRARYMSELGQAYWLTNEDRYAAAYIRLMKDWIKQNPLSLEELDASAANAYNVKDTWRKLDSGIRITHWLKGYFCVRTSSLWTEEEENLFKEAVRLHGIYLNRAYTSHDRQSNWGYLETNGLFQLALLFPEFEESPDWLETAARRLAEMAPVQVFGDGMHNEQCTMYHHEVLHCIFESLWLGEINGYKLPDLLRQTLDSMYTATLAFVQPDGHQPMLGDSDGTDVRDVLSRGACLFERGDLKSQAYEHLDYEGIWYFGSDGYNRYGQLAPAEPAFCSTHLEDSGYVFMRSDWSADARYLLFDAGHMDVIRAHGHDDLLHFSLSAYGQQFLIDPGRYTYMENEERRYFMESLQHNTISVDGRTISEYVDSWRWNAEANPLGRVWRTNHGFDYAEAGHDGYWRLEQPVQIKRQIIFMKPDYWVVIDTLRSHGVHNYELPLHFAEGMTLTELKDPGEIIASAEQHGSCAGPSLRIIPVIPATVRFESSWVSRNYNEKTPAVRAVLQQSGQGLTRFVTLFYPERPDEQTRLEVRLGNARDSYGRELESHMATVVEIERDDTVDTLLVSHQGPKGYQFAGVHLSGEVIAAREQPGQSTRSWVLKI